The Henckelia pumila isolate YLH828 unplaced genomic scaffold, ASM3356847v2 CTG_461:::fragment_3, whole genome shotgun sequence genome window below encodes:
- the LOC140871855 gene encoding uncharacterized protein, producing the protein MEDSFRCRVDKAFGSLAATSPSLWSLTDQEIERREWNRSKYLQEEEEEEVDEAGPSVFRSQFKADLRDFDARDEEDQEIDAHKPRNPIRDVESVADEHWDVQSNIGLDCTLDYEEEEDEYDKVAVGMEETGDRLYMRDVKFADYKVDELSTHSELPNSFQVAGRDPRANHMAAKIRLNEDAEAAGNFDSLQLSEKSVTTDSEVVELKKGDLDSDNLKSILKKRENLMESRSHKRVRFMFDHKSNNTQNQDEQQPPGANDFASEACSKDNGGAPEQASDLLQDRPGVPDYIRNPSKYTRYTFDSSEDMDEQSNRKAYMDLFHYLRQKNSDSSSMHDTSVDTPKSVIFTPKRKHYDLMVEGSETKPRLRDHLENKGCSIASTSVNTLETEVSAMDEDEPLPAVDKGCTFPKPGRQYRTKTTTFKPDDDAS; encoded by the exons ATGGAAGACAGTTTCAGGTGTCGCGTAGACAAGGCTTTCGGCTCCCTCGCCGCTACCAGCCCTTCCTTGTGGTCTCTTACGGACCAAGAAATCGAAAGGCGGGAGTGGAATCGAAGCAAATACCTCcaggaggaggaagaagaagaagtggatGAAGCAGGACCTTCCGTTTTTCGATCTCAGTTTAAGGCGGATCTTCGCGACTTCGATGCAAGAGATGAGGAGGATCAGGAAATTGATGCTCACAAACCGCGTAATCCGATTCGCGATGTGGAATCTGTTGCCGATGAACACTGGGATGTTCAATCTAACATTGGCCTCGACTGTACCCTTGATTATGAG gaagaagaagatgaatatGACAAAGTGGCAGTTGGCATGGAAGAGACTGGTGACCGCTTGTACATGAGAGATGTTAAATTTGCTGATTATAAAGTTGATGAACTAAGCACGCATAGTGAGCTTCCCAATTCATTCCAGGTTGCTGGAAGAGACCCTCGTGCAAATCACATGGCTGCTAAAATTAGACTAAATGAAGATGCAGAAGCTGCTGGGAACTTCGATTCTTTGCAACTTTCTGAAAAGTCAGTGACCACGGATTCAGAGGTTGTAGAGCTTAAAAAGGGGGATTTAGATAGTGATAATCTGAAATCAATACTGAAGAAGAGAGAGAATTTGATGGAGTCCAGGTCACATAAACGGGTCCGCTTCATGTTTGACCACAAAAGCAATAATACTCAGAACCAGGACGAACAGCAGCCTCCAGGGGCCAATGATTTTGCATCGGAGGCATGTTCAAAGGACAACGGTGGAGCGCCAGAACAAGCATCTGATCTTTTGCAAGATCGACCTGGTGTTCCAGACTACATTAGAAATCCTTCAAAGTACACACGCTATACATTTGACTCATCCGAGGATATGGACGAGCAATCCAATCGAAAAGCTTACATGGATCTCTTCCATTACTTGAGGCAAAAAAACAGTGATAGCTCATCAATGCACGACACATCTGTTGATACTCCGAAATCAGTAATCTTCACTCCAAAAAGGAAACATTATGATTTGATGGTAGAGGGCAGTGAGACTAAACCACGATTAAGAGATCATCTCGAAAACAAGGGCTGCTCCATTGCTTCTACATCAGTGAACACCCTAGAAACTGAAGTCTCAGCCATGGACGAAGATGAACCACTTCCTGCAGTTGATAAAGGCTGCACCTTTCCCAAACCAGGTCGTCAATATCGGACAAAGACTACTACTTTTAAGCCTGACGATGATGCGAGTTGA